One part of the Clostridia bacterium genome encodes these proteins:
- a CDS encoding dihydroorotate dehydrogenase electron transfer subunit, translated as MSKSTYNAEIAAKRWHAGNIYEIIIECENLAKEAHAGQFVQVACGDDTFLRRPISIHDVNGSRVSMIFEVKGQGTRYLSQLKSGDFLNVLGPLGNGFNTDIQGDVLLIGGGLGVFPLYMVAKAKGNSCDALLGYKSKRVLVSHNRFADVCREVVITTDDGSYGIQGTAVGAAHSLVVNHHYKAIYACGPLPMLKAVHTLACKYNIPAWISLEERMACGFGVCLACAVKSAENENEYLHVCKHGPVFNSKEVIL; from the coding sequence ATGTCAAAATCAACATATAACGCAGAGATCGCGGCAAAGCGGTGGCATGCGGGAAACATCTATGAAATAATAATCGAATGCGAGAATCTTGCAAAAGAAGCGCATGCGGGACAGTTTGTGCAGGTGGCCTGCGGCGACGATACTTTTTTAAGACGACCGATAAGCATACACGATGTGAACGGCTCGCGCGTGAGCATGATATTTGAAGTAAAGGGGCAGGGCACGCGATATCTTTCGCAGCTGAAATCTGGCGACTTTTTAAATGTGCTCGGTCCTTTGGGCAACGGTTTTAATACGGATATACAGGGCGACGTTCTGCTTATAGGCGGGGGACTCGGCGTGTTCCCGCTTTACATGGTGGCAAAGGCAAAGGGAAATTCGTGCGACGCGCTGCTCGGATATAAGTCGAAGCGCGTGCTCGTGAGCCACAACAGATTTGCCGACGTATGCCGCGAGGTAGTAATAACTACAGACGACGGCTCATACGGTATACAGGGCACCGCGGTAGGAGCGGCGCACAGCCTTGTTGTTAATCATCATTATAAGGCGATATATGCATGCGGCCCGCTGCCGATGCTCAAGGCCGTTCATACGCTCGCGTGCAAATACAACATACCGGCGTGGATATCGCTTGAGGAGCGCATGGCCTGCGGATTCGGCGTATGCCTTGCCTGCGCCGTAAAAAGCGCCGAAAATGAAAACGAATATCTGCATGTATGCAAGCACGGCCCCGTATTCAACTCAAAGGAGGTAATCCTGTGA
- the carB gene encoding carbamoyl-phosphate synthase large subunit: MPLRKELKKVLVIGSGPIIIGQAAEFDYAGTQACKALKEDGICVVLVNSNPATIMTDKHMADKIYLEPLNIDVLKRIIEIESPDAVLSNLGGQMGLNLSIELAESGFLDAHGVKLLGAKVDTIRKAEDRQAFKDTMEEIGEPCIASKVVTTIEDAVEFAGEIEYPVIVRPAYTMGGTGGGRANDEAQLREISEAGIRASRVGQILIEKCVAGWKEIEYEVMRDSAGNAISICNMENVDPVGVHTGDSIVVAPTQTLSAVECARLRASALKIVCALGVEGGCNVQFAVNPDSFEYAVIEVNPRVSRSSALASKATGYPIARVASKIAIGYNLDEIKNSVTGTTFASSEPSIDYIVLKFPKWPFDKFVYGDRTLGTQMKATGEVMCIADSFEAALMKAVRCIELKLDRMYMPHIEEMELPDIIEDIKKCNDERIFYICAALRRGVKIDEIYDITKMDRWFINKLQGLINMEYLLEEELLTPNIYREAKKMGFLDSTIEALSGEKIKTPIKPVYKMVDTCAGEIEAKTPYYYSTYDEDNEARPSDKKKILVFGSGPIRIGQGIEFDYCSVHCVWALKNLGYETIIANNNPETVSTDFDTSDRLYFEPLTREDVLSILETEKPDGAIVQFGGQTAINLVQHIKDSGVKILGTQPDMIDAAEDREIFDGVLERCGIPRPKSASVYKLDEALAAANDIGYPVLVRPSYVLGGKGMVIAYNDDDVKEFMGIINREVQEHPILIDKYMMGKEVEVDAISDGEDILIPGIMEHLERAGVHSGDSISVYPAYSLSDEIKKTIVEYTAKLAKELKVLGLINIQYVVYNGEVYVIEVNPRSSRTVPYISKVTNIPMIELATRCILGEPLKSLGYGTGIYKESDYFAVKVPVFSFEKLHDVDTQLGPEMKSTGEVLGLARTFDEALLKGLTASGYKLNSSGGVLFSIRDKDKPELPELARKFVDMGFAIYGTGGTARYLRQNGIDATSVKKISEDKYDNVLNFIESGKVNYVISTSTHGRQPQREGVRIRRKSVERGVVCLTSFDTANAVVECLKLDKKAHELEMVNIADV; this comes from the coding sequence ATGCCACTTCGTAAGGAACTTAAAAAAGTGCTCGTTATCGGCTCCGGCCCGATAATCATAGGTCAGGCGGCGGAATTCGACTATGCCGGCACTCAGGCGTGCAAGGCGCTCAAAGAGGACGGCATCTGCGTTGTTTTAGTAAACTCCAATCCGGCCACGATAATGACGGACAAGCATATGGCGGATAAAATATATCTTGAGCCGCTCAATATAGATGTTTTAAAGCGCATAATAGAGATAGAAAGCCCCGACGCCGTACTTTCAAATCTCGGCGGCCAGATGGGACTTAACTTAAGCATAGAGCTTGCCGAAAGCGGATTTCTTGACGCACACGGCGTTAAGCTGCTTGGTGCAAAGGTAGATACCATAAGAAAGGCGGAGGACCGCCAGGCATTCAAGGACACGATGGAGGAGATAGGCGAGCCGTGCATCGCGTCGAAGGTCGTAACGACTATAGAGGACGCCGTCGAATTTGCCGGCGAGATAGAATATCCCGTAATAGTGCGCCCTGCGTATACGATGGGCGGCACGGGCGGCGGCCGCGCGAACGACGAAGCGCAGCTTAGAGAGATATCGGAAGCCGGCATCCGCGCAAGCCGCGTAGGCCAGATACTCATAGAAAAGTGCGTGGCAGGCTGGAAGGAGATAGAGTATGAGGTCATGCGCGACAGCGCGGGAAACGCGATATCCATATGCAATATGGAAAACGTGGACCCCGTAGGCGTACACACGGGCGACAGCATTGTAGTTGCTCCCACGCAGACGCTTTCCGCCGTGGAATGCGCGCGTCTTAGGGCTTCGGCGCTCAAAATAGTGTGCGCTTTGGGCGTTGAGGGCGGCTGCAACGTACAGTTCGCCGTAAATCCCGACAGCTTTGAATACGCCGTGATCGAGGTAAATCCGCGCGTATCGCGCTCAAGCGCGCTTGCATCGAAAGCTACGGGCTATCCGATAGCCAGAGTCGCGTCGAAGATAGCCATAGGCTATAACTTGGACGAGATAAAGAACTCCGTAACGGGTACTACGTTCGCATCAAGCGAACCGTCGATAGACTACATCGTTTTGAAATTCCCCAAATGGCCGTTTGATAAATTTGTTTACGGCGACAGAACGCTCGGAACGCAGATGAAGGCTACGGGCGAGGTAATGTGCATAGCCGACAGCTTTGAAGCGGCGCTTATGAAGGCTGTAAGGTGCATTGAGTTAAAGCTTGACCGCATGTATATGCCGCACATCGAAGAGATGGAGCTTCCCGATATAATCGAGGACATTAAAAAGTGCAACGACGAGCGCATATTCTACATCTGCGCCGCTTTGAGACGCGGTGTGAAGATCGACGAAATATACGATATAACGAAGATGGACCGCTGGTTCATAAACAAGCTCCAGGGCCTTATCAATATGGAATACCTGCTTGAGGAAGAGCTTTTAACGCCCAACATTTACCGCGAGGCAAAGAAGATGGGCTTTTTGGACAGCACGATAGAGGCGCTTTCCGGCGAAAAGATAAAGACCCCGATAAAGCCCGTATACAAAATGGTAGACACCTGCGCCGGTGAAATAGAGGCGAAAACGCCGTATTACTACTCAACATATGACGAGGACAACGAGGCGCGCCCCTCCGATAAAAAGAAGATACTCGTATTCGGTTCGGGTCCGATAAGAATAGGCCAGGGCATAGAATTCGACTACTGCTCCGTACACTGCGTATGGGCGCTTAAAAATCTGGGATATGAGACGATAATCGCAAACAACAACCCCGAAACGGTATCTACGGACTTCGACACCTCCGACAGGCTCTATTTCGAGCCGCTCACGCGCGAGGACGTGCTTTCCATTCTCGAAACGGAGAAGCCTGACGGCGCGATAGTACAGTTCGGCGGTCAGACGGCCATAAATCTTGTTCAGCATATAAAGGATTCCGGCGTAAAAATCCTTGGCACTCAGCCCGATATGATAGACGCGGCCGAGGACAGAGAGATATTCGACGGCGTGCTTGAGCGCTGCGGCATACCGAGACCGAAGAGCGCAAGCGTATATAAGCTTGACGAGGCGCTCGCGGCGGCGAACGATATTGGATATCCCGTGCTCGTGCGTCCGTCATACGTGCTGGGCGGCAAGGGCATGGTCATCGCCTACAACGATGACGACGTAAAGGAGTTCATGGGCATTATAAACCGCGAGGTACAGGAGCATCCGATACTTATAGATAAGTATATGATGGGCAAGGAGGTCGAGGTAGACGCCATAAGCGACGGCGAGGACATTCTTATCCCCGGCATAATGGAGCATCTCGAGCGCGCCGGCGTCCATTCTGGCGACTCCATATCGGTATATCCGGCGTACAGCCTCTCTGACGAAATAAAGAAGACGATAGTCGAATATACGGCCAAGCTTGCAAAAGAGCTGAAAGTTTTGGGACTTATAAATATTCAGTACGTCGTATATAACGGCGAGGTATATGTTATCGAGGTAAACCCGCGCTCGTCGCGCACGGTTCCGTATATCTCCAAGGTAACGAACATCCCGATGATAGAGCTTGCGACGCGCTGCATCTTGGGCGAACCGTTAAAGAGCCTCGGCTACGGCACGGGCATATATAAAGAGAGCGATTATTTTGCGGTCAAGGTACCGGTATTCTCGTTTGAGAAGCTTCACGACGTTGATACGCAGCTCGGCCCCGAGATGAAGTCGACCGGCGAGGTTTTGGGTCTTGCGCGCACGTTTGACGAGGCGCTCTTAAAGGGACTTACGGCAAGCGGATATAAGCTTAACAGTAGCGGCGGCGTTCTCTTCTCGATAAGAGACAAGGACAAGCCCGAGCTTCCCGAGCTTGCCCGCAAATTCGTTGATATGGGCTTCGCGATCTACGGCACAGGCGGTACGGCGAGATACCTTCGTCAGAACGGCATTGACGCCACCAGCGTAAAGAAGATAAGCGAGGACAAATACGACAATGTCTTGAATTTCATCGAGAGCGGCAAGGTAAATTACGTTATCAGCACCTCGACTCACGGCAGACAGCCCCAAAGAGAGGGCGTGCGCATCCGCCGCAAGTCGGTAGAGCGCGGCGTTGTATGCCTTACGTCGTTCGATACGGCCAACGCCGTAGTCGAGTGTCTGAAGCTCGACAAGAAGGCGCATGAGCTTGAAATGGTGAATATCGCGGACGTATAA
- a CDS encoding carbamoyl phosphate synthase small subunit — MQAVLVLESGERFYGRSFGAEKNAVGELVFYSAMAGYQEILCDPAHQNKLVIMTYPIIGSYGANEEDGMDFCATALVVKEYVDFPSNFRSERTLSDLMKEKGIVGIEGIDTRALVKRLRSGDRIRAAVLATDDKIDYEDVGFVLECTPLDFGVLGATGIFPEVYKPEGETKYRIALYDFGTKKSVIKAFTEKGAEITVYPPRSDVADIARMNFDAVIISGAAGELEENIKKYTGRVKELTELGLPMLGIDMGHLMIASALGGKTEQMKKPHRSASCTVRDNTISRVYPTQQSHVYAVSADALPEGAKASFICQNDGTIEGLDYPDKKIRTVQFYPDAYPKEYGTGYIYSEFLDSLKG, encoded by the coding sequence ATGCAGGCGGTTTTAGTGCTTGAAAGCGGAGAAAGATTTTACGGCCGTTCATTCGGAGCGGAGAAAAATGCTGTAGGTGAGCTTGTCTTTTATTCCGCAATGGCAGGATATCAGGAGATTTTGTGCGACCCTGCTCATCAGAACAAGCTGGTGATAATGACTTATCCCATAATCGGAAGCTACGGCGCCAATGAAGAGGACGGTATGGATTTTTGCGCAACGGCTCTTGTAGTTAAAGAATACGTTGACTTTCCGAGCAACTTCCGTTCGGAGCGCACATTGTCCGATCTGATGAAGGAAAAGGGCATTGTCGGGATAGAGGGCATAGATACGCGCGCGCTTGTAAAGCGGCTGCGCAGCGGCGACCGCATTCGCGCAGCGGTACTGGCTACGGACGATAAGATAGATTACGAGGATGTAGGCTTTGTTTTGGAATGTACGCCGCTTGATTTCGGCGTGCTTGGAGCTACGGGCATATTCCCCGAGGTATATAAGCCCGAGGGCGAAACGAAATACCGTATAGCGCTCTATGATTTCGGCACGAAAAAGAGCGTTATAAAGGCGTTCACCGAGAAGGGAGCCGAGATCACCGTTTATCCGCCGAGAAGCGACGTCGCGGATATAGCCCGCATGAATTTTGACGCAGTCATAATTTCGGGCGCGGCGGGAGAGCTTGAGGAGAATATAAAGAAATATACGGGCAGAGTAAAGGAGCTTACAGAGCTAGGCCTTCCCATGCTGGGCATAGATATGGGTCATCTTATGATAGCAAGCGCGCTGGGCGGCAAAACGGAGCAGATGAAAAAGCCGCACAGGAGCGCGTCGTGCACCGTGCGCGACAATACGATATCGCGCGTTTATCCCACGCAGCAGAGCCACGTATACGCAGTAAGCGCGGATGCGCTGCCCGAGGGCGCGAAGGCGTCGTTCATATGTCAGAACGACGGTACAATAGAGGGCCTCGATTATCCCGATAAGAAGATAAGGACAGTGCAGTTCTATCCCGACGCTTATCCCAAGGAATACGGTACAGGCTATATTTACAGTGAGTTTTTAGATTCGCTTAAAGGTTAG
- the pyrF gene encoding orotidine-5'-phosphate decarboxylase codes for MSADILIKKIKEKKNPTVAGLDPLLSYVPEHIINECFEAHGKNLEGAAAAIFKFNTALIDALCGVVAAVKLQSAYYELYGWRGVKVLDETIKYAKDKGLYVIADVKRNDIGSTAKAYAGAYLSGADVGGENVASFDADSVTVNGYLGTDGITPFVEACREHKKSIFVLVKTSNPSSGELQDKKIGGDAVYEVMADMVNGWGEGLIGESGYSSVGAVVGATYPEMQKILRKRMPKAYFLVPGYGAQGAGAADIVNAFNKDGLGAVINSSRAIMCAYKKTGDDINFAEAAKAEAIRMRDEITAAIG; via the coding sequence ATGTCGGCAGATATTCTTATCAAAAAAATAAAAGAGAAAAAGAATCCCACAGTCGCCGGACTTGATCCGCTTCTTTCATATGTGCCCGAGCATATAATAAACGAATGCTTCGAGGCGCACGGAAAAAATCTTGAAGGCGCAGCGGCGGCCATATTCAAATTCAACACCGCGCTTATAGACGCGCTTTGCGGCGTGGTGGCGGCAGTCAAGCTTCAGTCGGCGTATTACGAGCTTTACGGCTGGCGAGGAGTGAAGGTGCTTGACGAGACGATAAAGTATGCGAAAGACAAGGGCCTTTACGTTATAGCGGACGTTAAGCGAAACGACATAGGTTCTACCGCGAAGGCATACGCGGGCGCTTATCTTTCGGGCGCAGACGTGGGCGGCGAGAACGTGGCCTCGTTCGACGCCGACAGCGTGACGGTGAACGGATATCTGGGAACGGACGGCATAACTCCGTTTGTCGAGGCGTGCCGCGAGCATAAAAAGAGCATCTTCGTGCTCGTTAAAACGTCGAATCCCTCATCCGGCGAGCTTCAGGACAAAAAGATAGGCGGTGACGCCGTTTACGAGGTCATGGCCGATATGGTGAACGGCTGGGGAGAAGGGCTTATAGGCGAGAGCGGCTATTCTTCCGTCGGCGCGGTAGTGGGAGCAACGTACCCCGAAATGCAGAAAATATTAAGAAAGCGTATGCCCAAGGCTTACTTCTTGGTGCCGGGCTACGGCGCGCAGGGCGCGGGCGCGGCCGATATAGTGAACGCCTTTAATAAGGACGGCCTGGGCGCGGTGATAAATTCTTCGCGCGCCATAATGTGCGCCTACAAAAAAACTGGCGACGATATAAACTTTGCCGAGGCCGCGAAAGCTGAGGCGATACGCATGAGAGACGAGATAACGGCGGCGATAGGCTGA
- a CDS encoding dihydroorotase — MTILIKKARVIDPTQKLDRISDIFIEDGRIKKLAASINEKADTTIDGSDCIAAPGFIDMHVHFRDPGFEYKEDIYSGAEAALKGGFTSVACMANTKPVIDTPELVKYITDKAADTHVHVYPVAAMTKGLKGEELVDIKALKEAGAIAVSDDGRPVENSKLMLDVLKAADANNILSIAHSEDLDLVDGGVINEGRVSYEYGLRGMSRMAEYMAVMRDVMLSLPKKNRLHIAHVSCKESVEAVRWAKKINPNITCETAPHYVSLTENAVVKFGVNAKMNPPLRTEEDIDAVIEGLRDGTIDVIATDHAPHSVEDKGELKKGAFGIVGLETALPVCYTYLVAAGKMSIRKLIRLMSTNPAAILGIEGGSLTTGSRADIVLFDTEEYKVNKSSFASKSKNTPFDGMTLRGRVLCTISNGEVVYKSDFI; from the coding sequence ATGACTATACTTATCAAAAAAGCGCGGGTCATAGACCCTACCCAGAAGCTTGACCGCATTTCCGATATTTTCATAGAGGACGGAAGGATAAAAAAACTGGCGGCTTCGATAAACGAAAAGGCAGACACGACGATAGACGGCTCCGACTGCATAGCCGCGCCGGGCTTTATCGATATGCACGTGCATTTCCGCGATCCGGGATTTGAATATAAAGAAGACATTTATTCGGGCGCCGAGGCGGCATTAAAGGGCGGTTTCACCTCGGTCGCGTGCATGGCGAATACAAAGCCCGTCATTGATACGCCGGAGCTTGTAAAATATATAACGGATAAGGCGGCGGACACGCATGTACACGTTTATCCCGTCGCCGCGATGACGAAGGGCTTAAAGGGTGAAGAGCTCGTCGACATAAAGGCGCTCAAAGAGGCGGGCGCGATAGCCGTGTCAGACGACGGACGCCCCGTTGAGAACTCGAAGCTCATGCTCGACGTATTAAAGGCGGCGGACGCGAACAACATTCTGTCGATAGCCCACAGCGAAGACCTTGACCTTGTTGACGGCGGCGTTATAAACGAGGGACGCGTGTCTTACGAGTACGGACTTAGAGGAATGTCACGCATGGCCGAATATATGGCGGTGATGCGCGACGTAATGCTTTCTCTGCCGAAGAAAAACAGGCTCCACATCGCGCACGTAAGCTGCAAGGAATCCGTTGAGGCTGTACGCTGGGCCAAGAAGATAAATCCGAATATAACGTGCGAGACCGCGCCGCATTACGTTTCGCTTACGGAAAACGCGGTTGTGAAGTTTGGTGTGAACGCAAAGATGAATCCGCCGCTTCGCACCGAGGAGGATATAGACGCGGTAATAGAGGGATTGAGAGACGGAACGATAGACGTGATAGCGACAGACCATGCGCCTCATTCCGTTGAAGACAAGGGCGAGCTTAAAAAAGGCGCGTTCGGCATAGTGGGACTTGAAACGGCGCTGCCCGTATGCTATACGTACCTCGTTGCGGCGGGGAAAATGAGCATAAGAAAGCTCATTCGCCTTATGAGCACGAATCCCGCGGCCATTTTGGGCATAGAAGGCGGCAGCCTTACTACGGGAAGCCGCGCCGATATAGTTTTGTTCGACACGGAAGAATATAAGGTAAATAAATCAAGCTTCGCGTCAAAATCGAAGAACACGCCGTTCGACGGTATGACGCTTCGCGGCCGTGTTCTCTGCACGATATCAAACGGAGAAGTAGTATATAAAAGTGATTTTATTTAG
- the pyrR gene encoding bifunctional pyr operon transcriptional regulator/uracil phosphoribosyltransferase PyrR: protein MGEKILMDAQAIDRAVTRISYQIIEKNRGASGLCLIGIYSGGVALAKMLAERISISENTSVMVGTIDTTMFRDDMKGRSVPKDTNTNIAFDIDDKTVILVDDVLSTGRTVRAAIDAVMHLGRPRLIQLAALIDRGHRELPIRADFVGKNVPTSASEDVKAYLLKDGEMNRVELRS, encoded by the coding sequence GTGGGCGAAAAAATATTGATGGACGCTCAGGCGATAGACCGCGCCGTAACGAGAATATCGTATCAGATAATAGAAAAGAACCGCGGAGCTTCGGGCCTTTGCCTTATAGGTATATACAGCGGCGGAGTGGCTTTGGCGAAGATGCTTGCCGAGCGCATATCAATAAGCGAGAACACCTCCGTAATGGTAGGAACTATAGATACTACGATGTTCCGCGACGACATGAAAGGACGCAGCGTGCCGAAGGACACCAATACGAATATTGCTTTCGATATAGACGACAAGACGGTAATACTCGTGGACGACGTGCTTTCGACCGGACGCACGGTGCGCGCGGCGATAGACGCCGTAATGCATCTGGGAAGACCGCGTCTCATTCAGCTTGCGGCCCTTATAGACAGAGGACACAGGGAGCTTCCCATTCGCGCCGACTTTGTGGGAAAGAATGTGCCAACGTCGGCGTCGGAGGACGTAAAAGCGTATCTTTTAAAGGACGGCGAAATGAACAGAGTGGAACTGAGATCATAA
- a CDS encoding CoA transferase subunit A produces MINKVTTLENAMKDIKDGASIMVGGFLDSGRPSMLERRLADMGVRDLTIISMCTGTEKSELYRVFTQGQVSKIIASYIRFNPVSINMILNDPKKVTLLPMGTLTERIRAGGTGLGGILTAVGVGTLVEEGKQKINIDGRDYLLELPIRADFAIVHAYMADEMGNLVFRGTKRNFNAVMPYSADFVIAEAEHIVKAGEISPDDVIVPGIFVDAVVKVGD; encoded by the coding sequence ATGATAAATAAAGTAACAACGCTTGAAAACGCAATGAAAGACATAAAAGACGGCGCATCGATAATGGTCGGCGGTTTTTTGGACTCTGGCCGTCCCTCGATGCTTGAACGGCGTCTTGCCGATATGGGCGTTCGCGATCTTACGATAATCTCCATGTGCACCGGCACCGAAAAAAGCGAGCTCTACCGAGTGTTCACCCAGGGGCAGGTATCTAAGATCATAGCTTCTTATATACGCTTCAATCCGGTGAGCATAAATATGATACTTAACGACCCGAAAAAAGTGACGCTTCTTCCCATGGGAACGCTTACCGAGCGGATACGCGCGGGCGGCACGGGTCTCGGCGGAATACTTACGGCCGTGGGCGTAGGCACGCTCGTCGAGGAGGGGAAGCAGAAGATAAATATCGACGGGCGCGACTATCTTTTGGAGCTTCCAATACGCGCCGATTTTGCCATAGTTCACGCATATATGGCTGATGAGATGGGAAATCTGGTATTTCGAGGCACGAAGCGCAACTTCAACGCCGTTATGCCGTATTCGGCCGATTTCGTTATAGCCGAGGCTGAGCATATAGTAAAAGCCGGAGAAATATCGCCTGACGACGTCATAGTACCCGGTATTTTCGTTGATGCAGTTGTAAAGGTCGGTGATTGA
- a CDS encoding 3-oxoacid CoA-transferase subunit B, which translates to MDKKEIIARRVSKELKNGDVVNLGIGTPTLAANYVPEGVTVIFQSENGMLGIGPAPTSDNADDTYTNAGGALITAIPGASVFDNTMSFAVIRSGRVKTAVLGALEVDEFGSIANWMIPGKSVNGMGGAMDLVVGAKRIIVAMEHTVKGRPKILKKCTLPLTAAREVDMIITDLCVIDVDHEHGLTLTELAPGVSIEDVKAATQAPIKVSPELKTMELF; encoded by the coding sequence ATGGACAAAAAAGAAATAATAGCAAGGCGCGTTTCGAAAGAGCTTAAGAACGGCGACGTTGTAAACCTTGGCATAGGCACTCCCACGCTTGCGGCAAATTACGTGCCGGAGGGCGTTACGGTAATATTCCAATCGGAAAACGGTATGCTGGGCATAGGCCCCGCGCCCACATCCGACAACGCCGACGATACTTATACTAACGCGGGCGGCGCGCTTATCACGGCTATTCCCGGCGCGTCGGTATTCGATAACACCATGTCGTTCGCCGTGATACGCTCGGGCAGAGTGAAGACAGCCGTTTTGGGCGCTCTCGAGGTGGACGAGTTCGGAAGCATAGCAAACTGGATGATACCCGGCAAAAGCGTAAACGGCATGGGCGGCGCAATGGATCTCGTAGTCGGCGCAAAGCGCATAATCGTCGCAATGGAGCATACTGTAAAGGGCAGACCCAAGATACTTAAAAAATGCACGCTTCCGCTTACGGCAGCGCGCGAGGTGGATATGATAATAACGGACCTCTGCGTTATAGATGTCGATCACGAGCACGGGCTTACGCTTACGGAGCTTGCTCCGGGCGTGAGTATAGAAGACGTAAAGGCTGCGACACAAGCGCCGATAAAGGTATCGCCCGAGCTTAAAACAATGGAGCTTTTTTAA
- a CDS encoding GNAT family N-acetyltransferase, with protein MSLIIEEVSSDEKLKTVASLAEEIWHEHFTPIIGRDQVLYMLDKFQSFTAMKRQRESEGYIYYLFKWDGEYVGYSGIAVHGDRLFLSKLYVKKEARGRGISRKAVDKYKGICKEKGLRSIYLTVNKYNFAKDVYTALGFKTIDSVKTDIGGGFYMDDYIMELDIQ; from the coding sequence ATGAGTCTTATAATAGAAGAAGTTTCTTCCGACGAAAAACTGAAAACAGTCGCCTCGCTTGCCGAAGAAATATGGCACGAGCATTTTACGCCGATAATAGGCCGCGATCAGGTATTATATATGCTCGACAAGTTCCAGTCGTTCACCGCGATGAAGCGCCAGAGGGAAAGCGAAGGCTATATTTACTATCTTTTTAAATGGGACGGCGAATACGTCGGATATTCCGGCATAGCCGTTCACGGCGACAGGCTCTTTCTTAGTAAGCTTTACGTAAAAAAAGAGGCGCGCGGACGGGGTATCTCCCGAAAGGCCGTTGATAAATATAAAGGAATATGCAAAGAAAAAGGACTTCGCTCCATTTATCTTACGGTGAATAAATATAACTTCGCAAAGGACGTATATACGGCGCTCGGTTTTAAGACCATAGACAGCGTAAAGACCGACATAGGCGGCGGCTTTTATATGGACGACTACATAATGGAGCTCGATATTCAATAA
- a CDS encoding enoyl-CoA hydratase/isomerase family protein, producing the protein MAYEYMTLEKRERTAIITFCRPEVRNQITNELMAELSVIVRDLEADREIRSVIITATGKAFAAGADLNMLLSFSVVEERACSAMGIEVCRAIENSQKVYICALNGYAFGGGLELAMACDIRIASESAVFGLPETKVGIIPGYGGTQRLARLVGFGRAKEILLTGRNVDAAEAERIGLVNYLAPKDKVLERALEEAALLSKNAPIAMGLAKQVMLSDVTTGQAAAAQMQANALAIAYSSDDAKEGMRAFLERREPQFKNK; encoded by the coding sequence ATGGCATATGAGTACATGACGCTTGAAAAGCGCGAAAGAACGGCGATAATCACGTTCTGCCGCCCCGAGGTGAGAAATCAGATAACTAATGAGCTTATGGCGGAGCTTTCAGTGATCGTAAGAGACCTTGAGGCCGACCGCGAGATCCGCTCGGTCATAATAACGGCGACAGGCAAGGCGTTCGCCGCCGGAGCCGACCTCAATATGCTGCTTAGCTTTTCCGTTGTCGAGGAGCGCGCCTGCTCGGCTATGGGCATAGAAGTATGCCGTGCGATAGAAAACTCGCAAAAGGTCTATATCTGCGCATTGAACGGCTATGCCTTCGGCGGCGGGCTTGAGCTTGCGATGGCTTGCGACATAAGAATAGCGTCGGAAAGCGCCGTTTTCGGCCTGCCTGAAACGAAGGTGGGCATAATCCCCGGCTACGGCGGTACGCAAAGACTTGCCCGTCTCGTGGGATTCGGACGCGCAAAGGAGATACTTCTCACGGGCCGTAACGTTGACGCCGCCGAAGCGGAGCGCATAGGTCTCGTAAATTATCTTGCGCCCAAAGATAAAGTGCTCGAGCGCGCGCTTGAGGAGGCCGCGCTTCTTTCAAAGAACGCGCCCATCGCCATGGGACTTGCAAAGCAGGTCATGCTCTCCGACGTAACTACGGGTCAGGCGGCGGCCGCGCAGATGCAGGCGAACGCCCTCGCCATAGCGTATTCTTCCGACGACGCAAAGGAAGGCATGCGCGCCTTTCTGGAAAGACGCGAGCCGCAGTTCAAAAATAAATAA